In Rattus norvegicus strain BN/NHsdMcwi chromosome 1, GRCr8, whole genome shotgun sequence, a genomic segment contains:
- the Mrgprx2l gene encoding MAS-related G protein-coupled receptor, member X2-like (The RefSeq protein has 1 substitution compared to this genomic sequence): MSSCGIMSCTMIFLSLIIAIVVLVGNAIVIWLLGFQMCRNAFSIYILNLAGADFLFIGFQIGYCFYIIFDIYTIPIKLPLFFIVMLNFAYLCGLSILSAVSIERCLCVMRPFWYRCQLPRHTSAVICTMLWVLSLVLSLSEGKECGFLPGTNISDWCKTIDLIITSWLIVLFVVLLVSSLALVITIFCGLYRIPVTRLYVVIVFTVLFFLLFGLPYGIYLFLLVWAETFYYVFPCGFLPVTIFLSCINTCANPIIYFLVGSVRHHRFQRKSLKLLLQQARQDTPETEEYVEMGSLGRSREVNSLQGTESCFDQA, from the coding sequence ATGTCATCATGTGGCATAATGTCTTGTACCATGATATTTCTTTCCCTCATCATTGCTATAGTTGTTCTGGTTGGAAATGCCATAGTGATATGGCTCCTGGGCTTCCAGATGTGCAGGAATGCCTTCTCTATCTACATCCTCAACCTGGCTGGTGCTGACTTTCTCTTCATTGGGTTTCAAATTGGATAttgtttttatattatctttgacatcTACACCATCCCGATTAAATTGCCTCTGTTTTTCATTGTTATGTTAAACTTTGCTTATCTTTGTGGCCTGAGCATTCTCAGTGCTGTTAGTATTGAACGCTGCCTGTGTGTCATGAGGCCATTCTGGTATCGCTGCCAACTTCCAAGGCATACATCAGCTGTCATATGTACCATGCTTTGGGTCTTGTCCCTAGTGTTGAGCCTTTCAGAAGGAAAAGAATGTGGCTTCCTACCTGGCACTAACATCTCTGATTGGTGTAAGACAATTGATTTAATCATTACTTCATGGCTAATTGTTTTATTTGTGGTTCTCTTGGTGTCCAGTTTGGCCTTGGTGATTACTATCTTCTGTGGCTTATACAGGATTCCTGTGACCAGGCTGTATGTGGTCATTGTGTTCACAGTGTTGTTCTTCCTGCTCTTTGGTCTGCCCTATGGGATTTATTTGTTCCTCTTAGTGTGGGCTGAgacattttattatgtttttcctTGTGGTTTTCTTCCAGTGACAATATTTCTATCCTGTATTAACAGCTGTGCCAACCCCATCATTTACTTCCTCGTAGGCTCCGTTAGGCATCATCGGTTTCAACGGAAGTCTCTCAAGCTACTTCTGCAGCAGGCCAGGCAAGACACTCCTGAGACAGAAGAATATGTAGAAATGGGCTCCTTAGGAAGATCTAGAGAAGTAAACAGTCTGCAAGGGACTGAGAGCTGCTTTGACCAGGCATAA